Proteins encoded by one window of Cylindrospermum stagnale PCC 7417:
- a CDS encoding ABC transporter ATP-binding protein → MVKELAIRTCGLTKEFERHIVVNNVDLEIQVGEVYGLIGPNGAGKTTLIRMLAAAEEATTGEIYINGEPLLRDKSNPTLKRRLGYLPDDYPLYEDLTVWDYLDYFARLYCLRDPRRTQRLHEVLELIQLGNKRHSQISTLSRGMKQRLSLARTIIHEPILLLLDEPVSGLDPIARMQFREIIKALQEAGMTILISSHVLSDLAELCTSVGIMELGFLVESASLQQLYQRLARQQILVSTLGNLEVLLSELKNHPLVEEWEVIPSKNSVRVNFSGKQEDSAELLRSLISTGIPLTNFHYTQEDLETIFLKLGHKQAS, encoded by the coding sequence ATGGTAAAAGAATTAGCAATTCGTACCTGTGGACTTACTAAGGAATTTGAGCGGCATATTGTCGTTAACAATGTTGACTTAGAAATCCAGGTGGGTGAAGTTTACGGACTGATTGGCCCAAATGGCGCGGGTAAAACAACTCTCATCAGGATGTTAGCAGCAGCTGAGGAAGCAACTACTGGTGAGATTTATATTAATGGCGAGCCTCTACTCCGGGACAAAAGCAACCCCACCCTCAAACGTCGTCTCGGTTACTTACCCGATGACTATCCGCTATATGAAGATTTAACAGTCTGGGACTACCTAGATTATTTTGCGCGTTTGTATTGCTTACGAGATCCCCGCCGTACTCAACGCCTACATGAAGTTTTAGAACTTATTCAACTCGGTAATAAACGCCACAGCCAGATTTCAACTCTGTCGCGGGGGATGAAGCAGCGCTTGAGTTTAGCGCGAACTATTATCCACGAACCGATTTTACTGCTGCTAGATGAACCGGTTTCTGGACTTGATCCGATCGCGAGGATGCAGTTTCGCGAAATCATCAAAGCTTTGCAAGAAGCTGGGATGACGATCTTAATTTCCTCCCACGTTCTCAGCGACTTAGCGGAACTGTGTACCTCTGTAGGAATTATGGAACTGGGCTTTTTGGTAGAAAGTGCCTCACTACAACAACTTTACCAACGTCTTGCCCGCCAGCAAATTTTAGTATCGACCTTGGGTAACCTAGAAGTGCTGCTGAGTGAACTAAAAAATCATCCCCTAGTAGAAGAGTGGGAGGTGATACCAAGCAAAAACAGCGTGCGGGTGAATTTTTCCGGTAAACAGGAAGATAGTGCTGAGTTGTTGCGATCGCTTATTAGTACTGGAATTCCCTTAACTAATTTTCACTACACCCAAGAAGACTTAGAAACCATTTTCCTCAAACTTGGTCATAAACAAGCATCTTGA
- a CDS encoding lipid-A-disaccharide synthase-related protein, with protein MNDLSQLSLANHAQGATSRLQLLVLSNGHGEDMIAVRILQELQQQSNPPDIFALPLVGEGRAYQQLDLPLIGSVRTMPSGGFIYMDGRQLVRDVRGGLLSLTWNQIQAVRRWVSSQKKLGNQQAILAVGDIVPLLFATFSGANYAFVGTAKSEYYVRDEAGLLPRKSKAANWENFSGSIYHPWERWLMSRRRCRAVFPRDSLTTEILKKWPIPAVDLGNPMMDGLEPSCSRRQFYSADAQQQEIIRPLVVTLLPGSRPPEAYSNWEMIMIAVSALMASFRERDSVFPANGTVVFLGAIASGLDCNVLSQTLKAQGWRLHESSPIQLDDPNVLIFKQKNAYLMLSQQAYNDCLHLGDLAIAMAGTATEQFVGLGKPAIAIPGNGPQYNPGFAEAQSRLLGASLILVDQPVKVAQVVQSLLKHPDSLQIIAENGVQRMGYPGAARRIADCLQERLT; from the coding sequence ATGAATGATTTATCCCAGTTATCTTTAGCGAATCACGCCCAAGGCGCAACTTCTCGTTTGCAGTTACTGGTTTTAAGTAATGGTCATGGGGAAGATATGATTGCAGTTCGGATCTTGCAAGAACTCCAGCAACAATCAAACCCACCAGATATCTTTGCTTTACCTCTGGTGGGTGAAGGACGTGCTTACCAACAGTTGGATCTGCCGCTGATTGGTTCAGTACGCACTATGCCTTCTGGTGGCTTTATTTATATGGATGGACGACAACTGGTGCGAGATGTGCGCGGCGGTTTATTGTCACTTACCTGGAACCAAATTCAAGCTGTACGCCGTTGGGTTAGTTCTCAAAAAAAATTAGGTAATCAGCAAGCTATTTTAGCTGTGGGTGATATTGTGCCGCTGTTGTTTGCCACTTTCAGCGGTGCTAATTATGCCTTTGTCGGCACGGCAAAATCAGAATATTATGTACGGGATGAAGCCGGCTTATTGCCACGAAAATCAAAAGCTGCCAATTGGGAAAATTTTTCTGGTTCGATTTACCATCCTTGGGAGAGGTGGTTGATGAGTCGTCGTCGTTGTCGGGCGGTGTTTCCTAGAGATTCATTGACGACGGAAATTTTAAAAAAATGGCCGATTCCCGCTGTTGATTTGGGAAATCCGATGATGGATGGTCTGGAACCCAGTTGTTCCCGCCGACAATTTTATAGTGCTGATGCCCAGCAACAAGAGATAATTCGTCCTTTAGTTGTGACTCTCCTACCGGGTTCTCGTCCACCAGAAGCTTATAGCAATTGGGAAATGATCATGATTGCTGTATCTGCACTGATGGCAAGTTTTCGGGAGCGAGATTCTGTTTTTCCCGCGAATGGTACAGTAGTTTTCTTAGGAGCGATCGCATCTGGTTTGGACTGCAACGTTTTGTCCCAAACTTTAAAGGCTCAAGGCTGGCGACTCCATGAATCTTCTCCCATCCAGCTTGATGACCCCAATGTCTTGATATTTAAACAAAAAAATGCTTATTTAATGCTGTCACAGCAGGCATATAATGACTGCTTGCATTTGGGAGATTTGGCGATCGCTATGGCAGGAACAGCCACAGAGCAATTTGTCGGTTTAGGCAAACCTGCGATCGCCATTCCCGGCAATGGCCCCCAATATAACCCTGGCTTCGCTGAAGCTCAAAGTCGTCTTTTAGGAGCATCATTGATTTTAGTAGACCAACCAGTGAAAGTGGCGCAAGTGGTGCAATCTTTGCTGAAACATCCCGACAGCTTGCAAATTATTGCCGAAAATGGTGTACAGCGAATGGGTTATCCAGGCGCAGCCAGACGTATTGCTGACTGTTTGCAGGAACGACTGACTTAA
- a CDS encoding sensor histidine kinase — protein MSVVKNSKIDRILAVDDTRDNLILVQTILESEGYEIELVTDGAAALQQVQQSPPDLILLDVMMPGMDGYEVTRRIRNNPDLNYIPILLITAFHESSVVEGLDGGADDFIRKPFDTDELLARVRSLLRLKHSIDEQQKMTRQREDFVSRLTHDLRTPLVAADRMLALFEQETFCKISPEMKQAITVMIRSNQNLMQMVNTLLEVYRFEAGKKTLNWEDCNLPQIAQEVVSELTPLANEKSLTLKIDTSLLDELGDNAGVVLGDHLELRRVLNNLIGNAIKFTDTGAIEVRIFETSATATNKDGVTIEVADTGYGIAAEDQATIFERFRQGKNKRSGSGLGLHLSRRIVEAHGGTIEVTSEIGKGSVFTVQLPKHT, from the coding sequence ATGTCTGTTGTTAAAAATTCTAAGATTGACCGTATCCTCGCCGTTGATGATACTAGAGATAATCTAATTTTGGTGCAAACAATTTTAGAGAGTGAAGGCTATGAAATTGAGTTGGTAACAGATGGTGCAGCGGCTTTGCAACAGGTACAACAATCTCCACCCGATTTGATTCTGCTCGATGTGATGATGCCAGGGATGGACGGTTACGAAGTGACACGTCGAATTCGCAACAATCCCGACCTCAACTATATTCCGATTTTGTTGATCACTGCCTTTCATGAATCTAGCGTTGTTGAAGGCTTGGATGGTGGCGCCGACGATTTTATTCGTAAACCATTTGATACAGATGAATTGTTGGCCAGGGTGCGATCGCTGCTGCGTTTAAAGCACAGTATCGACGAACAACAAAAGATGACACGCCAACGGGAAGACTTTGTATCTCGTCTGACTCACGATTTGCGAACACCCTTAGTAGCTGCCGATCGCATGCTTGCTTTATTTGAGCAAGAAACCTTTTGCAAAATTTCGCCGGAAATGAAACAAGCGATCACTGTGATGATTCGCAGTAACCAAAATTTGATGCAAATGGTCAATACCTTACTAGAAGTCTATCGTTTCGAGGCAGGCAAAAAGACCTTAAATTGGGAGGACTGTAATTTACCCCAGATAGCTCAAGAAGTAGTTAGTGAACTAACTCCTCTAGCAAATGAGAAAAGCTTGACTTTGAAAATAGACACTTCTTTGTTAGATGAACTGGGAGACAATGCTGGTGTAGTCTTGGGTGATCATCTAGAACTGCGACGAGTTTTGAACAACTTAATCGGTAATGCCATCAAGTTTACAGACACAGGCGCTATAGAAGTCCGCATTTTTGAAACCTCAGCCACCGCTACCAATAAAGATGGAGTCACAATTGAAGTTGCAGATACAGGGTATGGGATAGCTGCCGAAGACCAAGCAACAATTTTTGAGCGGTTTCGTCAAGGTAAAAATAAACGCTCAGGTAGTGGCTTGGGACTGCATCTATCGCGCCGCATTGTAGAAGCACACGGTGGCACAATTGAAGTTACTTCTGAAATCGGCAAAGGCAGTGTATTCACAGTGCAACTACCAAAGCACACTTAA
- a CDS encoding response regulator transcription factor, with amino-acid sequence MSEISILLIEDHDLTRMGLRAALQSHSGLRVIGEAANATQGLKLLETTKPDVAVVDIGLPDMDGIELTRKFRRYQAETGQSATKILILTMDHTEDAVLAAFAAGADSYYMKETSINKLTEAIQATYNGNSWIDPAIANVVLRKMRLGIPGDNQPSDKPKTVKIEALATEYEQVLETYPLTQRELEILELIVAGCSNGQIAEKLYITVGTVKTHVRNILNKLCADDRTQAAVRALRSGLVA; translated from the coding sequence ATGAGTGAAATTAGTATTCTTTTAATTGAAGATCATGATTTAACCAGAATGGGACTAAGGGCTGCATTACAGTCTCACAGCGGTTTGAGAGTTATTGGTGAAGCGGCGAATGCCACTCAAGGACTCAAACTTTTGGAAACTACGAAGCCAGATGTGGCGGTGGTGGATATTGGACTGCCGGACATGGACGGTATTGAACTCACCCGCAAGTTTAGACGCTACCAAGCTGAAACCGGACAATCGGCAACCAAGATTCTCATCCTGACAATGGATCACACAGAAGATGCAGTCCTGGCAGCTTTCGCGGCGGGGGCAGATTCTTATTATATGAAAGAGACAAGCATCAATAAATTAACGGAGGCAATACAAGCAACTTACAATGGTAACTCTTGGATTGATCCAGCGATCGCCAACGTCGTCTTGCGGAAGATGCGGCTGGGTATACCAGGAGATAACCAACCGTCTGATAAGCCGAAGACTGTAAAAATTGAGGCGCTGGCGACTGAATACGAGCAAGTTTTAGAAACCTACCCCCTGACTCAACGAGAACTGGAAATTTTAGAGTTGATAGTCGCTGGGTGCAGCAATGGACAAATCGCTGAAAAACTCTATATTACTGTCGGGACGGTCAAAACCCATGTTCGCAACATTTTGAATAAACTCTGTGCGGATGACCGTACTCAAGCTGCTGTTCGTGCTTTGCGTTCTGGGCTAGTAGCATAG
- a CDS encoding serine/threonine protein kinase produces the protein MLAGTILQSGKYTLIQEIGRGGFGVTFKAMHHYLSQEVVMKTINERLRQNPDFSKFESQFQDEARRLATCVHPNIVRVSDFFVEAGLPYMVMEYIPGETLGEAFVFPGIPLPEATAIHYIRQIGAALQVVHQNSLLHRDIKPDNIILRQGTQEVVLIDFGIAREFNGGVQQTHTGIVSEGYSPIEQYMTQAPRTPATDIYGLAATLYALLTAQVPIPSLLRDRQKMPSPRELQPHLSAAVNQAVMRGMAVESRFRPATVAEWLQLLPGTGLDVTPPAVLTHTVPTIDLSVQQQPEILLEKTAQSHNQAPSASAKVASPAQKLASSKVFIGAGVALIAATASFNITKLFPKSQPQPVAKPLFEEKPFEKPAQAIPSIESTKSATSPVGKKTETSSPTESAPVSTNSQRRKRNDRVSPEADPSGAKISPVRSAQSSRASLRDASRSPSPQNNSEASPRRNTEQPSSQPTAAPAPSVLDTLRVIRESRQTAPKPLPQNNSPASSQDSTPSKPAIPENSVVIPAAPPPTEPQKSDPAVVVPTQETKQKSPVESQSQKDELPVEKPEGN, from the coding sequence ATGTTAGCAGGCACAATTTTGCAGAGTGGAAAATATACCCTTATCCAGGAAATAGGGCGCGGCGGCTTTGGTGTGACCTTCAAAGCTATGCATCACTACTTGAGTCAAGAGGTAGTGATGAAAACCATCAATGAACGGCTGCGACAAAATCCTGATTTTTCCAAGTTTGAGAGCCAATTCCAAGATGAAGCCAGACGATTAGCCACTTGTGTCCATCCCAATATTGTCCGGGTCAGTGACTTTTTTGTCGAGGCTGGGCTGCCTTACATGGTGATGGAATACATTCCTGGTGAAACCTTAGGAGAGGCATTTGTCTTCCCAGGGATACCGTTGCCCGAAGCAACAGCAATTCATTACATCCGGCAAATTGGCGCAGCCTTGCAGGTAGTACACCAGAATAGTTTGCTGCACCGAGATATTAAACCGGATAATATCATTCTCCGTCAAGGAACTCAGGAGGTAGTGCTGATTGATTTTGGCATTGCTAGGGAATTTAATGGCGGTGTGCAGCAGACGCACACAGGGATAGTTTCTGAGGGCTATTCCCCAATTGAGCAGTATATGACGCAAGCACCGCGCACACCAGCAACAGATATTTATGGTTTGGCCGCCACCTTGTATGCACTGCTAACGGCACAAGTTCCCATTCCGTCACTACTACGCGATCGCCAAAAAATGCCCTCCCCCCGCGAACTGCAACCCCACTTGAGTGCTGCTGTTAATCAGGCGGTAATGCGCGGTATGGCGGTAGAGTCTCGTTTTCGACCGGCGACAGTTGCAGAATGGTTGCAATTATTACCTGGAACTGGGCTGGATGTGACACCGCCAGCGGTACTCACTCACACAGTACCTACCATCGATTTATCTGTCCAGCAGCAGCCAGAAATTTTGCTGGAGAAAACAGCCCAAAGTCACAATCAAGCACCATCAGCTTCGGCAAAAGTGGCATCACCAGCTCAAAAATTGGCTTCATCTAAGGTGTTTATTGGCGCAGGTGTAGCACTTATCGCCGCCACAGCAAGTTTTAATATCACGAAGTTGTTCCCCAAATCTCAGCCGCAGCCAGTAGCTAAACCGCTTTTTGAAGAAAAGCCTTTTGAAAAACCTGCACAGGCAATACCTTCTATCGAAAGTACCAAAAGTGCAACGTCGCCTGTGGGTAAAAAGACTGAAACCTCTTCGCCAACTGAATCGGCGCCAGTCTCTACGAATTCTCAGCGACGCAAGCGCAATGATCGTGTTTCCCCAGAAGCAGATCCTAGTGGCGCTAAAATTTCTCCAGTGCGATCTGCTCAAAGCAGCAGGGCTTCTCTACGAGATGCTTCGCGATCGCCATCGCCTCAAAATAACTCTGAAGCATCGCCACGCCGTAACACAGAGCAACCTTCATCTCAACCAACTGCTGCCCCCGCGCCTTCGGTATTGGATACGCTGCGGGTGATTCGGGAGTCTCGTCAAACTGCCCCCAAGCCATTGCCCCAAAATAACTCACCCGCTTCTAGTCAAGATTCCACCCCATCCAAACCTGCAATACCGGAAAATTCTGTAGTCATCCCAGCAGCGCCACCACCGACGGAACCCCAGAAATCAGATCCTGCTGTGGTAGTTCCCACACAGGAAACCAAACAAAAGTCACCTGTTGAAAGTCAATCCCAGAAGGATGAGTTGCCAGTGGAAAAGCCAGAAGGCAATTAG
- a CDS encoding response regulator, with protein MYLTHSFMSDEKKHNSHWPLVLVVEDHNDSLLLISYALESLGCRFICQTDSFMTIPVAKEYQPDLIMLDILLPGISGLEIVHYLKREPLTCDIPVVAVTALAGRDNRERILRAGFNDYISKPYMLEDLEAIIRRLLYGKFNSHLAFEICKE; from the coding sequence ATGTATCTGACACATTCATTCATGAGTGATGAAAAGAAGCACAACTCTCACTGGCCTTTGGTTTTGGTAGTAGAAGACCATAATGATAGTCTACTGCTGATTAGTTATGCCCTTGAGTCACTCGGCTGTAGATTCATTTGTCAAACTGACAGTTTCATGACGATACCAGTGGCAAAAGAGTATCAGCCAGACTTGATCATGTTGGATATTTTGTTACCAGGTATTAGCGGTCTGGAAATTGTGCATTATCTGAAGCGAGAACCTCTAACTTGCGACATTCCAGTGGTAGCAGTCACGGCTTTAGCTGGCAGGGACAATCGGGAACGCATCCTCAGAGCGGGTTTTAATGACTACATTAGCAAACCTTACATGCTTGAGGATTTAGAGGCGATTATTCGCCGTTTGCTTTACGGGAAATTCAATTCGCACTTGGCTTTTGAGATATGTAAGGAATAG
- a CDS encoding ATP-binding response regulator, whose product MEETLKILVVDDDEVDRMAVRSALTKAGVRMELTEVGDGNDAISALGNNTYDCVFLDYRLPDQDGLTIIHKLRSSEIKVPLVILTNQGDEQVAVELMKAGATDYLSKSRVTSETLAQILRNAIRLHRAEMKAALANQQLRESHEQLIRKNQELEKQQQQIQLQNLKLLEASRLKSQFLATISHELRTPMNAIIGFSQILLRPKFGQLTHQQADMVERILNNSKHLLMLLNEVLDFSKLEAEQLELKPEIFDLPKVINTTVSEIRSLAEAKKLSLLVQTDLQNTLVFNDPVRVRQILVNLLSNAVKFTESGSIWIEVKEMPNQVTIAVRDTGIGISPRDFKHIFEAFRQVDQSITRKYPGTGLGLAIINSLVRMMGGKILLESQLGVGSMFKIELPRQITLPTIAVNGSALDLDDEDIFCSAQNPHQSPSQASKAPMGYPHIKL is encoded by the coding sequence ATGGAAGAGACGCTGAAAATTTTGGTTGTAGACGATGACGAAGTAGATCGCATGGCAGTGCGTAGCGCCCTGACTAAAGCAGGTGTTCGCATGGAATTGACTGAGGTAGGCGACGGCAACGATGCCATCTCTGCCCTGGGAAATAATACCTATGACTGCGTTTTCCTCGACTATCGCTTACCAGACCAAGATGGCTTAACCATAATCCACAAGCTACGCTCTTCAGAAATCAAAGTTCCTTTAGTCATCCTGACGAATCAAGGAGATGAACAAGTTGCTGTCGAATTGATGAAAGCTGGTGCTACAGACTATCTATCTAAATCTAGGGTAACATCAGAAACTTTGGCACAGATTCTGCGAAATGCAATTCGGTTACATAGGGCGGAAATGAAAGCGGCTTTGGCAAATCAGCAGCTGAGAGAAAGTCATGAGCAGCTGATTCGGAAGAATCAAGAATTGGAAAAACAACAGCAACAAATTCAGTTACAAAATTTGAAGCTATTGGAAGCATCGCGGCTCAAGTCACAGTTCTTGGCAACCATATCTCATGAGTTGCGGACTCCCATGAATGCCATTATTGGTTTTTCACAAATATTATTGCGTCCCAAGTTTGGTCAATTGACTCATCAGCAAGCAGACATGGTAGAGCGAATCTTAAATAATAGTAAGCATTTACTGATGTTGCTCAACGAAGTTCTCGATTTTTCTAAATTGGAGGCTGAACAATTAGAGTTAAAACCAGAAATTTTTGATTTGCCTAAGGTGATAAATACTACGGTATCTGAAATCCGTTCTCTAGCTGAAGCAAAAAAGTTGTCTTTACTAGTACAAACAGACTTGCAAAATACTCTAGTGTTTAATGACCCAGTGCGTGTGCGTCAGATTTTAGTTAACTTACTCTCCAACGCGGTTAAATTTACAGAATCTGGGAGTATTTGGATTGAGGTGAAAGAGATGCCAAATCAAGTGACAATTGCTGTTCGGGATACAGGAATTGGCATATCTCCAAGAGATTTCAAACATATTTTTGAAGCGTTTCGGCAAGTTGATCAGAGTATCACCCGCAAATATCCTGGCACAGGTTTAGGTTTGGCTATTATTAATTCCCTGGTGCGAATGATGGGGGGTAAGATATTACTCGAAAGTCAATTGGGGGTGGGTTCAATGTTTAAGATTGAGTTACCACGTCAAATCACATTACCGACTATAGCGGTCAATGGTTCGGCTTTAGATTTGGATGATGAAGATATTTTCTGTTCTGCCCAGAATCCTCATCAGTCTCCATCTCAAGCTAGCAAAGCACCAATGGGGTATCCTCATATTAAACTATAG
- a CDS encoding BamA/TamA family outer membrane protein, whose amino-acid sequence MRVSSAAIFTLATLAASNVTQQAKAAPAKAATQAEKAPEVVVSVIEDAPARVEAIATIASPETVVTQQFSQNPVFVQTGVNHNSPVILKSVVKENSPVRIIVPPPQRLDFPTPEFSNSSTPQRLDFPTPQIPKSPNPPTPPTIVNDLVVTATDVQIVGVGQELQQIIRRVIKTQKGGETSQSQLQKDVAAILDTGLFAIASVNSSVTPTGLNVVYQVQPVVVRSLQLSDARILTYKVALESLQPQIGKVISPAGLQQAVQTINKWYADNGYSLARVLSIKPSREGILTLNLAEGLVGDIKFRFVNDKGKTIDNQGNPVKGRTKQDFLRQQLKLQPGQVFQENLARQDAQQLSRTGLFETVNLAFEGDATKVDLIYELKELGARSVNLGGNYNADQGLVGTLNYKDQNVGGINDTVVVNVGVSSQDVQFDTKFTSPYRATNPDRLGYSINAFRQRELSDTFDDKIKLANGDKVREARFGGGFSLQQPIDGWDTSLGVNYTRTSIRDRDGNITPTDANGNPLSFSGTGVDDLTTVSFTATQDQRNNPTKPTQGSIISLSTEQSIPLLGQGNISMNRLRANYSQYVPLKLFNSKQPQVFALNLQAGTVIGDLPPYETFNLGGSNSVRGYNGGEVGSGRSYVLASAEYRFPIIPILGGVLFADYASDLGSGDTVLGDPAGVRGKPGNGFGYGAGLRVDSPLGLIRADYGINDQGQGRVHIGIGQRF is encoded by the coding sequence ATGCGAGTTTCTTCTGCGGCAATTTTTACTTTAGCTACTTTGGCTGCTAGTAATGTCACTCAGCAAGCTAAGGCTGCACCTGCTAAAGCTGCCACTCAGGCGGAAAAAGCCCCAGAAGTGGTGGTGTCAGTCATTGAAGACGCACCTGCACGGGTGGAGGCGATCGCTACCATCGCTTCCCCAGAAACCGTAGTTACTCAGCAATTTTCTCAAAATCCTGTATTTGTGCAAACAGGTGTGAATCACAATTCCCCAGTAATTTTAAAATCGGTAGTTAAAGAAAACTCTCCAGTTAGAATCATCGTCCCACCTCCCCAACGGCTGGATTTTCCCACTCCTGAATTTTCTAATTCCTCAACTCCCCAACGGCTAGATTTTCCCACTCCACAAATCCCTAAATCTCCAAATCCGCCAACTCCTCCCACCATAGTCAATGATTTAGTCGTCACAGCTACAGATGTGCAGATAGTGGGAGTTGGTCAAGAATTGCAGCAGATAATTCGCCGAGTGATTAAAACTCAGAAGGGGGGAGAAACTAGCCAAAGCCAGCTACAAAAGGACGTAGCCGCAATTTTGGATACAGGTTTATTTGCGATCGCCAGTGTGAACAGCAGCGTTACGCCCACCGGGCTGAATGTAGTCTATCAGGTGCAACCAGTCGTGGTGCGATCGCTACAACTATCAGATGCGCGTATCCTCACTTACAAAGTAGCCCTAGAAAGCTTACAGCCGCAAATAGGCAAAGTTATCAGTCCCGCTGGACTCCAGCAAGCAGTGCAAACAATTAACAAGTGGTATGCCGACAATGGTTATAGTTTAGCTAGGGTACTCTCAATCAAACCCAGCCGCGAAGGCATCCTCACCTTAAATCTCGCTGAAGGATTAGTCGGCGATATCAAGTTTCGCTTTGTCAACGACAAGGGAAAAACCATTGATAATCAGGGGAATCCAGTAAAGGGACGCACTAAACAAGATTTTTTGCGACAGCAACTCAAGTTGCAACCAGGTCAAGTTTTCCAAGAAAATCTAGCCAGGCAAGACGCGCAGCAGCTATCTCGTACTGGCTTATTTGAAACTGTGAATCTTGCCTTTGAAGGCGATGCCACAAAAGTTGATTTGATCTATGAACTCAAAGAACTTGGGGCACGTTCCGTCAATTTGGGCGGTAACTATAACGCCGATCAGGGGCTAGTAGGCACTTTAAACTATAAAGACCAGAATGTCGGCGGCATTAACGATACCGTGGTTGTGAATGTTGGTGTTAGTAGCCAAGACGTGCAATTTGATACTAAATTCACCAGTCCCTATCGGGCAACTAACCCTGATCGCTTAGGCTACAGCATCAATGCCTTCCGTCAGCGGGAACTTTCCGATACTTTTGATGACAAAATTAAACTAGCTAACGGTGATAAAGTGCGGGAAGCTAGATTTGGTGGTGGTTTTAGTCTCCAGCAACCGATTGACGGTTGGGATACATCCTTAGGAGTTAACTACACGCGCACCAGCATTCGCGATCGCGACGGCAATATCACTCCCACCGATGCCAATGGGAATCCCCTCTCTTTTAGTGGAACTGGGGTTGACGACCTCACCACCGTATCCTTCACCGCCACCCAAGACCAGCGGAATAACCCCACTAAACCAACTCAAGGTTCCATCATCAGTTTGAGTACTGAACAATCTATTCCTCTCCTCGGTCAAGGTAATATTTCCATGAATCGTCTACGGGCGAATTATAGCCAGTACGTGCCACTCAAGCTATTTAACAGTAAACAGCCACAAGTCTTTGCTCTGAATCTGCAAGCCGGCACAGTGATTGGTGATTTACCACCTTATGAAACCTTTAACTTGGGTGGTTCCAATTCAGTGCGCGGTTACAACGGAGGCGAAGTGGGTAGCGGTCGCAGTTACGTTTTAGCTTCCGCAGAATATCGCTTCCCCATCATCCCAATTTTAGGGGGCGTGCTGTTTGCCGACTATGCCTCAGACTTAGGTTCTGGTGATACTGTCTTGGGAGATCCAGCAGGGGTAAGGGGTAAACCAGGTAATGGTTTTGGTTATGGGGCTGGGTTGCGCGTTGACTCACCCCTGGGCTTAATTCGGGCTGATTATGGCATTAACGACCAAGGACAAGGTCGAGTGCATATAGGCATAGGTCAGCGCTTTTAG
- a CDS encoding translation elongation factor Ts, with product MMEISAQVVKQLREKTGAGMMNCKQALKETNGDINKAIAWLQQKSFVTCNYTRIATEGLISSYIHTGGKVGVLLEVNCETDFVSRSQEFQTLVRDIAMQIAAYANIEYIHVVDIPAEVIAQETEIEIGRDDLANKPDNIKDKIIQGRIEKRLKEMSLMDQPYMRSPAITVEQHIKQAIAKLGENIQVRRFNRFVLGQGIEKPESHFAQEVASQIRSK from the coding sequence ATAATGGAAATATCTGCACAAGTTGTCAAACAACTGCGTGAAAAAACAGGCGCTGGGATGATGAATTGTAAACAAGCGCTGAAGGAAACGAATGGTGACATCAATAAAGCAATTGCCTGGTTACAACAAAAAAGTTTTGTCACTTGTAACTACACTCGCATTGCGACAGAAGGATTGATTAGTAGCTACATTCATACTGGCGGTAAAGTCGGTGTGCTACTGGAAGTCAACTGTGAGACTGATTTCGTCAGCCGTAGTCAAGAATTTCAAACTTTGGTGCGAGACATCGCCATGCAAATAGCAGCTTATGCAAATATCGAGTATATCCATGTAGTAGACATTCCGGCGGAAGTTATCGCCCAGGAAACAGAAATCGAAATCGGGCGGGATGATTTGGCTAATAAACCAGACAACATCAAAGATAAAATCATTCAGGGACGGATTGAAAAACGCCTGAAAGAAATGTCCTTGATGGATCAACCTTATATGCGTTCCCCAGCTATCACGGTGGAACAGCACATTAAACAGGCGATTGCTAAACTAGGTGAAAACATCCAAGTGCGTCGCTTCAACCGATTTGTACTAGGCCAAGGCATTGAAAAACCAGAAAGCCACTTTGCCCAAGAAGTAGCCTCCCAAATTCGTAGCAAATGA